The Salvia splendens isolate huo1 chromosome 21, SspV2, whole genome shotgun sequence genome includes a window with the following:
- the LOC121784864 gene encoding receptor-like protein kinase THESEUS 1 gives MDIVAVFLLCIAASSVSMAAFTPANNYLLACGSSQNVMFLGQTYVPDSSFSLKSRGDSYVAASNSTAPFPLYQSARVFRSTASYRFDIKRQGRHWVRLHFHPLSGQNLTSSSITVVTEDFVLLHNFSFDTYKGSYLFKEYSVSVTSNSLLVTFIPANGSVAFVNAIEVVSAPDSLIPDQASIVSPHGQFDGLSGLALETIYRLNMGGPLITAENDTLSRTWENDAKYLHVNSSASNVSVSPLNIKYGDAVAPEIAPNYVYATAQTMGDASVSNVNFNITWVVQVDPSFSYFLRVHFCDIVSKSLNSLIFNLYINTDIAVGSLDLSNKAGNLDVPYYTDFVSKVPADSDTLTVSVGPDVNADFPNAILNGLEIMKISNDAKSLTGSLPVETLLVLPPKKHKTGTIIGSVVGAVVALLLCGLCYFCLVARRSKEANQGSSWLPLPLYGNSLTMTKMSTVSQKSGTASCISLGSSNLGRFFTFQEIMDATNKFDEGMLLGVGGFGRVYKGTLEDGTRVAVKRGNPRSEQGIAEFRTEIEMLSKLRHRHLVSLIGYCDEQSEMILVYEYMANGPLRSHLYGTDLPPLSWKLRLEICIGAARGLHYLHTGAAQSIIHRDVKTTNILLDENFVAKVADFGLSKAGPAIDQTHVSTAVKGSFGYLDPEYFRRQQLTEKSDVYSFGVVLMEVLCTRPALNPVLPREQVNIAEWAMTWQKKGMLDHIMDKNLVGKVNSASLKKFGETAEKCLAEHGVDRPSMGDVLWNLEYALQLEETTSALMEPDDNSTNHIPGIALTPLEPFDNSVSMIDGVNSGTDDDAATSAVFSQLVNPRGRFNDELQILHD, from the exons ATGGATATTGTAGCTGTGTTCTTGCTCTGCATTGCTGCTAGTAGTGTGTCTATGGCTGCATTCACACCTGCTAATAACTACTTGCTTGCCTGTGGATCTTCACAAAACGTGATGTTTCTTGGCCAAACATATGTTCCTGATTCCTCATTTTCTTTGAAAAGCCGTGGGGATTCTTATGTTGCCGCCTCCAACTCCACCGCCCCTTTCCCTCTTTACCAGTCAGCCCGAGTCTTCAGGAGCACGGCGTCGTACAGATTTGATATTAAGCGACAGGGTCGGCATTGGGTTCGCCTCCACTTCCACCCTCTCTCGGGCCAGAATCTGACTTCTTCTTCCATCACTGTTGTGACCGAGGATTTTGTGCTTTTGCACAACTTCAGTTTCGACACTTACAAGGGCTCGTATCTCTTCAAAGAGTACTCAGTCAGTGTCACTTCGAACAGCTTGTTGGTTACATTCATTCCTGCCAATGGCTCTGTGGCCTTTGTGAATGCCATTGAAGTAGTGTCTGCCCCGGACAGCTTGATTCCTGACCAGGCATCTATTGTGTCACCACATGGTCAGTTTGACGGCCTTTCCGGGCTGGCTCTGGAAACCATCTATCGTCTGAATATGGGCGGTCCTCTTATTACTGCTGAGAACGACACTTTGAGTAGGACTTGGGAGAATGATGCCAAGTATCTCCATGTGAACAGCTCTGCGTCTAACGTCTCTGTCAGCCCTTTGAATATAAAATATGGTGATGCTGTTGCACCTGAGATAGCTCCTAATTATGTCTATGCTACTGCTCAGACCATGGGAGATGCTAGTGTGTCTAATGTGAACTTTAACATCACTTGGGTCGTCCAAGTTGATCCCAGTTTCTCGTATTTCTTGCGGGTGCATTTCTGTGATATTGTGAGCAAATCTCTGAATAGTCTGATATTTAACCTATACATCAATACTGATATTGCTGTTGGGAGTCTGGATCTATCGAATAAAGCTGGAAACTTGGATGTGCCATATTACACAGATTTTGTCTCCAAAGTTCCTGCAGATTCGGATACTCTCACAGTAAGCGTTGGTCCTGACGTTAATGCTGATTTCCCAAATGCCATATTGAATGGTCTTGAAATCATGAAGATTAGCAATGATGCCAAAAGCTTAACTGGAAGCTTGCCCGTGGAAACTCTCCTTGTGCTGCCTCCCAAAAAGCATAAAACCGGTACCATAATCGGCTCTGTGGTTGGTGCTGTGGTTGCATTGCTCCTTTGTGGATTGTGTTACTTCTGCTTGGTGGCTCGTAGGTCGAAGGAAGCCAACCAAGGAAGTTCTTGGCTTCCTCTGCCGTTGTATGGAAACTCTTTGACTATGACAAAAATGTCCACTGTTTCTCAGAAGAGTGGTACAGCCAGTTGCATCTCGTTAGGTTCTTCCAATCTTGGCCGGTTCTTCACGTTTCAAGAAATAATGGATGCAACTAATAAATTTGATGAAGGCATGCTACTCGGTGTTGGTGGTTTTGGTAGGGTGTACAAAGGAACTCTAGAGGATGGAACTAGGGTGGCTGTCAAGAGAGGGAATCCGAGATCCGAGCAAGGCATTGCTGAATTTCGAACTGAGATTGAAATGTTGTCCAAACTCCGCCATCGTCACCTTGTGTCACTTATTGGCTACTGCGATGAGCAGTCTGAGATGATTTTAGTGTATGAATACATGGCTAATGGGCCTCTCCGGAGCCATCTCTATGGGACAGATCTTCCACCCCTTTCCTGGAAATTGCGGCTGGAGATATGCATAGGTGCAGCTAGGGGGCTTCATTACCTCCACACCGGAGCTGCACAGAGCATCATCCATCGAGATGTGAAAACAACCAATATACTCCTAGATGAGAATTTTGTTGCCAAGGTGGCCGATTTTGGTCTGTCTAAAGCCGGACCAGCCATTGATCAGACACACGTGAGCACAGCTGTCAAAGGTAGCTTTGGATACCTTGATCCCGAGTACTTCAGAAGGCAACAGCTGACTGAGAAATCAGATGTCTACTCATTTGGTGTGGTTCTCATGGAGGTGCTTTGCACGAGGCCAGCCCTCAACCCGGTTCTCCCTCGAGAGCAAGTGAATATTGCCGAGTGGGCGATGACCTGGCAAAAGAAGGGAATGCTGGACCATATCATGGACAAGAATCTTGTAGGGAAGGTAAACAGTGCTTCTCTCAAGAAATTCGGTGAGACGGCAGAAAAATGCCTGGCTGAGCACGGTGTCGATAGGCCTTCCATGGGAGATGTTTTGTGGAACTTGGAGTATGCTCTCCAGCTGGAGGAGACGACATCCGCCCTCATGGAGCCGGATGATAATAGCACAAACCATATCCCTGGCATTGCCTTAACGCCGCTGGAGCCATTTGACAACAGCGTGAGCATGATAGATGGAGTTAACTCAGGAACAGACGACGATGCAGCCACCAGTGCGGTTTTCTCTCAGCTAGTGAATCCTCGTGGCAG ATTCAATGATGAGCTACAGATTTTACATGACTGA
- the LOC121784288 gene encoding phytohormone-binding protein-like yields the protein MKREEKGQVKVCVGIDLLWGALVNDLSALLPILIPNLVMEGEMLQGDGRLGTVYHFKFGTGVPNMSYQKEEIVELDESVHRIGLQVIEGGRLGLGFTYYKNTFQLTATGDSETLVDATVDYETERQETNAPPGETVTTGIAFIKELEAFLLKQESN from the exons ATGAAAAGGGAAGAAAAAGGGCAAGTTAAGGTTTGTGTGGGAATTGATCTCCTATGGGGGGCTCTGGTGAACGACCTGAGCGCTCTTCTTCCGATTCTCATCCCCAATTTAGTGATGGAGGGCGAGATGTTGCAGGGAGACGGCCGCCTGGGCACTGTTTATCACTTCAAATTTGGCACTG GTGTGCCAAATATGAGCTACCAGAAGGAAGAAATAGTGGAACTCGATGAGAGTGTGCATCGGATTGGGCTGCAAGTGATCGAGGGGGGTCGCCTTGGTCTAGGCTTCACCTACTACAAAAACACGTTCCAGCTCACTGCAACTGGTGATTCGGAAACTCTAGTTGATGCCACGGTCGATTATGAGACTGAACGCCAAGAGACGAATGCGCCTCCAGGGGAAACGGTGACGACTGGAATTGCATTCATCAAGGAACTCGAAGCCTTTCTGCTGAAGCAAGAATCAAATTAG
- the LOC121784499 gene encoding uncharacterized protein LOC121784499, protein MKITLSKCVFIILLIHASHICAVYEETVVCTNKKSPCFLNRISCPKQCPTRKPKDPKAKACFINCESPICKAECRHRKPSCNGVGAACYDPRFIGADGSVFYFHGKSSEHFTLVSDTNLQINARFIGHRPAGRSRDFTWIQSLGILFGSHSLTVEATKAEKWDSSIDHLKFMYNGDEVTLPQGFLSSWKSEGGEVTLERVASANSVIISIPGIVEIGVNAVPITRKDDRIHNYQIPADDCFAHLEVQFRFMDLSGEVEGVLGRTYRPDYESHARLGIAMPVVGGEDKYRTTSLLAPDCKKCVFSSVNNGGEEPVRASINYGNGRMDCSDRFSAGNGIACKK, encoded by the exons ATGAAAATCACCCTCTCCAAATGTGTGTTCATCATTCTTTTGATACATGCATCTCACATTTGTGCAGTGTATGAAGAAACAGTGGTGTGCACCAACAAAAAGAGCCCATGCTTTCTCAACAGAATAAGCTGCCCCAAGCAATGCCCCACCCGAAAGCCCAAGGATCCCAAGGCGAAAGCGTGCTTCATCAACTGCGAATCTCCAATCTGCAAGGCCGAATGTAGAC ATAGGAAGCCTAGCTGCAACGGCGTTGGAGCAGCGTGCTATGATCCGCGTTTCATTGGCGCAGACGGCTCTGTCTTCTACTTCCACGGAAAGAGCAGCGAGCACTTCACCTTGGTCTCAGACACCAACCTGCAGATCAACGCCCGCTTCATAGGCCATCGCCCTGCAGGAAGGAGCCGAGACTTCACATGGATCCAATCACTAGGTATTCTTTTCGGGTCCCACAGCCTCACCGTGGAGGCAACTAAAGCGGAAAAATGGGACAGCAGCATAGACCACTTAAAATTCATGTACAATGGCGATGAGGTCACCTTGCCCCAAGGCTTCCTGTCTTCCTGGAAGTCTGAAGGGGGCGAGGTGACGCTGGAGAGGGTAGCGAGCGCAAACAGCGTGATCATATCCATCCCGGGGATCGTTGAGATTGGGGTGAATGCGGTCCCCATCACAAGAAAAGATGACAGGATTCATAACTATCAGATACCAGCTGATGACTGTTTTGCACATCTGGAGGTGCAGTTTAGGTTTATGGATCTGTCAGGGGAGGTCGAGGGCGTGCTTGGCCGGACTTATAGGCCGGACTACGAGAGCCATGCTAGGCTAGGTATTGCAATGCCGGTGGTGGGAGGGGAGGATAAATACAGAACTACATCTCTTCTTGCACCAGACTGCAAAAAATGTGTGTTTTCTTCGGTCAACAACGGGGGTGAAGAGCCGGTCCGAGCCTCGATTAACTATGGAAATGGAAGGATGGACTGCTCTGATAGATTCTCTGCTGGAAATGGGATTGCCTGCAAGAAATGA